The Xanthomonas sp. DAR 80977 nucleotide sequence CTGCGCCGGGCCGGGGATCCGCCCGATCGATGACGTGCCGGTTATTTGCTGGGCAGGTACAGCAATGGGTCGACCGGTTTGCCGTTGTAGCGGATCTCGAAGTGCAGCATGTCGCGCGCGGCGCCGCTGCGGCCCATCTCGGCGATCTGCTCGCCGGCCTTCACGTTCTGGCCTTCGTTGACCAGGCGCTTGCGGTTGTGGCCGTAGGCCGACAGCCATTGTTCGTTGTGCTTGATGATGATCAGCTCGCCGTAGCCGACCAGGCCGGCGCCCGAGTACACCACCACGCCATCGGCGGCCGCGCGCACCGCCTGGCCGCTGCTGCCGGCGATGTCCACGCCCTGCTTGGTGGTCTCGCCGGCGACGAAGCGGCTGACCACGGCGCCGTCGGCCGGCCAGCGCCAGCTGAAGCCGCTGCTGACCGGGGTCGGCGCCGCCGCGGCCGGCGGACGCACTGCCGTTCCCGACGCGGTCGGCGGCGGCACCACGGCGCTGCCGGGCCGCGCCGCGACCGTGCCGCCGCCCGGCGGATACAGCTTCAGCGACTGCCCGGGGTAGATCGTGTACGGCGGCGGCAGCCGGTTCCAGGCGGCCAGGTCCTGCGGCGCGATGTTGTTGGCGCGGGCGATCGCATACAGCGTGTCGCCACGGCGCACGGTGGCGCTGACTCCGGGCTTGGGCACCGACGGGCGCGGCGCCGCCGCGCTGGATTTGCCGGGCGCACCGGAGGTGCGCACCACGGTGGCGCTGCTGCATGCCCCCAGGCCGATCGCCACCAGCAAGCACACGCTGCCACGCAGGCCGTTACGCACCACCCGATCGACGCTCATCCGTACTTCGCTCTCCATATGACCCACACCACCAGCAGCGCCAGGATCGCCATCGCGACCCAACCGAGCGGTTCGATCCAGCGGCGCAACGCGGCTTCCGCGCGCGGCCCGCCCAGGCGGATCGCACCGGCCACCAGATACACGCGCTTGCCACGGCCGACCAGCATGCTCGCCAGGAACGGTAGCAGCGGGATTCCCACGATGCCTGAGGCCCAGGTAAATATCTTCAGCGGGATCGGGGTGAAACCGGCCAGTACCAGCAGCCAGAACGCACGCCACGGCGACTCGGCCACCACCTCGCGCAGGTGGCTGACCTGCGCGTCGATCTTCTGCGTCCAGCCCAGCCATTCGATCAGCGGCTGCACCGCGGCGAAGGCGAAATGGCCGAGCATGTAGCCGACCAGCGCGCCGGCCAGCGATCCCATCAGGCTCAGCGTGGCGAACCACAGCGCGCGCCGCGGCTGCGCCAGCGACATCGGCGCCAGCATCACTTCCGGCGGCACCGGGAACACGATCGCCTCGGCGAAGCTGAGCCCGGCCAGGAACGTCGGCGCGCGGCGGTGGCGCGACCAGGCGATGGCGCGTTCGTACAACGGCCCGAATATCTTCATGCAACCCAGCTCCGGTGACTCAATCGAGGGTGATTCAATCCAGCATGCCCGACAGCAGCGGGACGAAGGTCACCGGCGCCAGAATGTCCTGTTCGATCCTGCCGTCGGCATCGCGGCGCAGGCGCACCAGCGATTGCGACGAGGGACCGCCGACCGGCGCCACCAGGCAGCCGCCCGGCGCCAGCTGCTCGACCAGCGCATCGACCAGCGCCGGCGCCGCGGCGGTGACCACGATCGCATCGTAGGGGCCGTGCTCGGCCCAGCCGATGCGGCCGTCGTCGTGCTTGCTGCG carries:
- a CDS encoding peptidoglycan DD-metalloendopeptidase family protein; this encodes MSVDRVVRNGLRGSVCLLVAIGLGACSSATVVRTSGAPGKSSAAAPRPSVPKPGVSATVRRGDTLYAIARANNIAPQDLAAWNRLPPPYTIYPGQSLKLYPPGGGTVAARPGSAVVPPPTASGTAVRPPAAAAPTPVSSGFSWRWPADGAVVSRFVAGETTKQGVDIAGSSGQAVRAAADGVVVYSGAGLVGYGELIIIKHNEQWLSAYGHNRKRLVNEGQNVKAGEQIAEMGRSGAARDMLHFEIRYNGKPVDPLLYLPSK
- a CDS encoding YqaA family protein; protein product: MKIFGPLYERAIAWSRHRRAPTFLAGLSFAEAIVFPVPPEVMLAPMSLAQPRRALWFATLSLMGSLAGALVGYMLGHFAFAAVQPLIEWLGWTQKIDAQVSHLREVVAESPWRAFWLLVLAGFTPIPLKIFTWASGIVGIPLLPFLASMLVGRGKRVYLVAGAIRLGGPRAEAALRRWIEPLGWVAMAILALLVVWVIWRAKYG